Sequence from the Amaranthus tricolor cultivar Red isolate AtriRed21 chromosome 1, ASM2621246v1, whole genome shotgun sequence genome:
GAGTGGGATATGTAGAGAAATGTAATGGGGGTAATCGGTAATATGACGGTTATTTCTGAAAATGCAAAATACAGTTACTCAGTTATTTCAAAAAAACTAATCAATTCTCTctatctattttttaaaaattaatacttcAATGCCATTTTAGTTgagttttatataataaaaactcttaaaagacctaatcatatttatattggagagtgaagagttgggtTGGATCGCGTTCATCCTGAACCAGTGTGATGAAGAGATGtgattatagattttaatttgtaaacttgatgtacataataataataataataataataataataataataataataatagtaataataataaatatgggTTTGATTCCAAATATAATGATATGCAAATATTATTGCTATTTTTGAACAAGATTCTCAACTCAAACATATTAAATGTACAGTTGACTATTAACagcaaataatatttatatcttaGGTAAATTCGAAATGAAGAGAAAGCACGTTAAGCTCTTCTATGGACTACCATGAAAACgacaaattgaaattaaaaaaaattaaatgaaataatttttttttaaaaaaataattttccaaataagctttgaaaaattttaattttcaaaataagtgtttttgTGTTCGGGTATAAGGTTAGAAGCTCAAGGCTTATttactgttactaacaacgattTAAAAAATTGGCTAAAGAAGTCAAAATTCACAGCGAACAAAAGAAAGACAATATTATGACATTAAAAAGACAATAAATACATGTTAGTTAGCTATTATCAACGGCAAACCATCAAATAACTTAATTTTTGTACTTTTAAATGTTATGACATTGTCTTTTTTTTATAGCTTCTTTGTtcttgttatattattattaacagCAAATAAATACCTAACCTCAATGTTACATTTATACGTTTATTTTAAGAACTAAAATTATTTGAATCTTATTTTAGggatttttttggaaaataagcttattgttttcaaatttttgttgaacaaaCAGCCAATAGCAGAAAAGCTAGGTCATTCACAcacttgtttttcttgtttttactAAATTCGGTTGGGGGACAACTAAACAACTGGTAATGTAAAATAATTATACCACATTTTAGTTTTTACGATTGTAACAGATGCTACTGAGACGTAATCCTAAAGTGACAATTTTTCGTGTCAACAGCCCGAGACCTTGAAGAACAGACAGACAACCAAATAACAGGTACATGAAAAGACTTTCAGTTAAATCGGCTGCtgtgtttgttgttgaattGAAGCTGCCAGTTTTTTGCCGAGCACATTCAGAGCTTTGACGCGCTGTAGCTCTTTCCCTGACATGTAAAACCAAATGCATAATGATTAGCAAACTTTTGTTCAACATGAACTAATGCAAAGAAAGAAACATCAGACACTGGATATCATGGATAAAAAAGAATGGTTTGAGATTCTATTCCAGTATTTACATTATCGATACACTCGAAATAACATATCTATCATTTACTATGAGTATATTTGTTCGATTCTTCATTTACTATGCCAAATCTCTGGCCAAAATATACAAAACATCAAAAATACCCAGTCAGAATCTACCTGAAGAAATAAGCTGGggtctatgttacttggactcggtaactgatgtcggatactggtacgtgtccaagtgtcggataattctaaatattcaattttacgtctaaaataaagtgtttaagtgccataccaatgtcccaGCATCAAGGATCGAACATAGTTATGCGAAGCAAATGAAGAATAAGAGTATCGTAGGCTAGGGTATGATCTTCAAATTTTAATCGGAAAACACAAAAAATGGCCACTTGTGGAGGGATATTATATCATACAAGCAGATCCCTCCAACGGTTCTACCACGAGCAAAACGATCATTTTATAGCCTCATGAGTCATACTCCAAAAAAATTGAGAATATTTCGCGTGTAATATAATCATTTATAACCTCATGTAGATGACCACTAGAACCGATCTATCGGTTCATGTGTCGGGACaaaggctttgacattgttattgTACTCCCTGATCATTCCAACCCAATGCGGAAGAGAAACAGAAAATGAAGAGTGTATATCCAAGTTTCTAACCGTGATATTAGTGCAGAAGATAAAACACAAATCAAAGTCGGTAAAGCACTTGTATACTTCTCTGCTTATTTATCTTGAATTTTGTTAGTCTTAGTTTCCTAGTCTTACTACTACAATCATAGCTACTCTTTAAACTACAGTTGTCTGTATAGGGGAGCCGGCGACCGAAGCCCCGGTGAACGGCGGCCGTAACTATAACGGTCTAAGGTAGCGAAATTCCTTGTCGGGTAAGTTCCGACCCGCACGAAAGGCGTAACGATCTGGGCACTGTCTCGGAGAGAGGCTCGGTGAAATAGACATGTCTGTGAAGTCTCAAAAAAGCGTAGGCCTCCGGTAATTTGGCAAAGAAAAAACTACTCGAATAAAGGGCCGAAAGGATGCACATTTTTTTCGGTAAGGAAAAAGATCTATAAAAAACTATAAGAGGGAACAAGAAGAGGGATCAGGCGTCTCGGAAGCtcggaaaaaaatatatataaaaaaaaaaacctccaATCACTCCTACAAAGATCTCCTAATAAGGATGCACATATTAATGAGGAAATTACCGCATTACATCATACAGGCCGAGTCAATACTACCTAAAAAATCACATTTTAGGTTAATTCAAGGATATCTCATGTTTTGGCCGATATTTGACTATACGACAACCGCATCATTCTCAGTACCACATTACCATGATGGTTAAACACAATTGTTACCATAACCAGGCAAAGCATTCCCACATCACAAATAGGCAAAATCTTTTGTGTTAATCCTGATAGAAGTTTCAAAGATTGGCTGCTTAATTACAGTTTCCACTTTCCAAAAACGGGAGGGAGCAGTTTCCGAAGCTGACCTATCACAATGCTGCAGCTTGCTTCCATTACTAGATCATAGACACCAATACAATAGGGATCATCTTAATACCATAAATATTccttatatttaaatttcaaatctCCTTCAAAACAACTCTAGCAATCTAGTCTCATGTTAGAACTATTTAGAGGTATCATTAAGAGTAATATGAGACGGCTCAAACATTAAATTTCTTGAAAAAGTGGCCCATTATTTTGAGACAAACTAAAATATTCACTCTTTCCCTTTTTGTTGTTCTCCGTTATTGTAGCTACGCATGTCAAGGAGGATGATAGAAGAATGAGGTAATTTTCCCAGTGGATTGGAGGGTACAAAGAAAGAATAACAAATAAAGATGGATGAGATCAGTAGTGGAACTGGAACTTGGTGGGACCAAAATGTAGAATAGTACGGATGTGATAGAAAAAGAGTATAGCTTTGATAGAAATTGATGCCTTTATCAGAAACTTGTAAGATTATTAAGCAGTCCCTAGCAGGAGCAGTAAGTTGGTCATCAGCGcgtatttgtgtgtgtgtgggtgaaTTCTATACAGTAAAAGACACGAAATAACTATCTGATACAAAAATACACAGTGTTACTTTCTGTGCAACATGCTAATAACAATTGCTCAATTTAATCATCCCCATTTGCTAAATTCTTACAGGTAGTATAAATCTTTCAGATGCTGAAGCTATATAGTTGATAATCCATGTTTAAGATTTACAGCAAGCTACTGAAAAAGGTAAACAATTTTCACTGCAACTAGCATATTAATGGGAGAAATATCAGTTACCTTGTTCCAGAGAAAGCTGAATTGCTCGTTTTTCCAGTTCAACAGCATGTCTGCTAAGTTCAGCAGCTGAAAAGGAGCGAAGCACTGACAAGACAGCAAAAGGTTAAGGCACAAATTTGTTTCTGATAAGCATTGTTGCGTCTAGTTGTAAATATACCCAACAGATTTCGGtttttaaagataaaaataagaaaacattATAGTTCTTCTGATTTATAATTAGAAccacttcttttgtttttaaaaatagattCAAACACAACTTCTTTAAACCCATCAATAAATGaccattttgtttttaaaaaaataaatttaaacacaCCTTCTTTAAACCCGTCAATAAATGAACTTTTTTACTTAAAACAAATGAACATCGTGAAACGCTAATAACATACATTGAAGATGATCCTCTAGGCTAGATTGGTCTAACTTCTTCAGGTACATCTGCAGTTGAACATATCTCTCCTCACAATTTTGCTCTTTGTCTCTTGCTTCAACTGGCGAAGTGATAGCAGATGGAACTGCCTGTGTCTTCAGTTCTTCAAAAGACATTTTGGTATCGGAATTTTCAAGATATAGGGGAACGGAAGGTTTCACCGAAGGAACACTCATAGCACAGGCAGGATTTTGGGAAGGTAGCATCTGGGGTGACTTTGACTGAAGCCCGTCTTCTTGAATGCCAAGCTGACTTGGCTGGGAAGAATTGTCATTGTCAGCTGAAGCCTCATTGTTACTGACTTTTCCAGTTTCAGCTTCAGACTTCCGACGAACATACACAAGATGACTATTTGCACCACTATTACTAGAAGATTGCTGATGAGGACTCATAGGGGAGTCGGGAGAAGGTCGTTTGACACCTGAAACTTTCAGAACTTCTGTGACAACTACTTCTTTTAGAATAAGAGGATTGCTAGAGCCTTTTTGAGCTACaatattgttttcattttgaagGTCCCGAAGTGGCGTCTTCTTCACGGGCACAGGGGGGAGTTGTTTATCCTGAACAGATAGGCCTGCTTCACGATTTTTAGACGTCAAATCACCAACTTTGGAATCAACTTCTTGTTGAGCCATTTCAAGGGACTTGTGTCATGGAAAGGGATTTACAAGCAACACAACACAGAAAATACAA
This genomic interval carries:
- the LOC130797611 gene encoding uncharacterized protein LOC130797611, translated to MAQQEVDSKVGDLTSKNREAGLSVQDKQLPPVPVKKTPLRDLQNENNIVAQKGSSNPLILKEVVVTEVLKVSGVKRPSPDSPMSPHQQSSSNSGANSHLVYVRRKSEAETGKVSNNEASADNDNSSQPSQLGIQEDGLQSKSPQMLPSQNPACAMSVPSVKPSVPLYLENSDTKMSFEELKTQAVPSAITSPVEARDKEQNCEERYVQLQMYLKKLDQSSLEDHLQLLRSFSAAELSRHAVELEKRAIQLSLEQGKELQRVKALNVLGKKLAASIQQQTQQPI